One window of Microbacterium sp. 1S1 genomic DNA carries:
- a CDS encoding heavy metal translocating P-type ATPase, whose protein sequence is MTDTSSLTDPTSVELEIGGMTCASCAMRIEKKLNRLDGVTATVNYATEKAKVTAPAGFDPAVLIAEVEKTGYTAAMPAPAEPVRPEPGGEAPDVELASVRQRLIVSAVLTVPVIAMAMIPALQFTYWQWLSLALAGPVIVWGAWPFHQAAWTNLRHGAATMDTLISMGTIAALLWSLYALFFGTAGMPGMTHPFELTIAPSHGAGNIYLEVGAGVTTFILAGRYFEKRSKRQAGAALRALLELGAKEVAVRRDGVETRIPIGELQAGDEFVVRPGEKIATDGVVVSGTSAVDVSMLTGESVPVEVREGDAVTGATVNAGGRLVVRATRVGADTQLAQMARLVEDAQTGKAEVQRLADRVSGIFVPIVIVVALGTLAAWLLTGFPASAAFTAAVAVLIIACPCALGLATPTALLVGTGRGAQLGILIKGPEVLESTRKVDTVLLDKTGTVTSGRMTLTAVHTDEGVERAELLRLAGALEDASEHPIAQAVAAAATRELGSLPRVEGFANVEGKGVQGVVDGRAVVVGRSSLLADWSQQLTPALSAAKAEAEAQGKTAIAVGWDGRARGVLVVADTVKPTSAEAVAQLRELGLTPVLLTGDNSAVAEQIAREVGIGEVIAEVLPRDKVDVVRRLQGEGKVVAMVGDGVNDAAALAQADLGLAMGTGTDAAIEASDITLVRGDLRSAADAIRLSRRTLRTIKGNLFWAFAYNVAAIPLAALGLLNPMLAGAAMAFSSVFVVGNSLRLRSFRSTAGDTP, encoded by the coding sequence ATGACGGACACATCGTCACTGACCGATCCGACGAGCGTGGAACTCGAGATCGGCGGCATGACCTGCGCCTCGTGTGCCATGCGGATCGAGAAGAAGCTCAATCGTCTCGACGGTGTCACCGCGACCGTGAACTACGCCACCGAAAAGGCCAAGGTCACCGCGCCCGCGGGCTTCGACCCGGCCGTCCTCATCGCCGAGGTGGAGAAGACCGGGTACACCGCGGCGATGCCGGCTCCCGCCGAGCCCGTCCGTCCGGAGCCCGGCGGGGAGGCGCCGGACGTGGAGCTCGCGTCGGTGCGCCAGCGGCTCATCGTCTCCGCCGTGCTGACGGTGCCCGTCATCGCGATGGCGATGATCCCGGCCCTGCAGTTCACGTACTGGCAGTGGCTGTCGCTGGCGCTCGCCGGGCCGGTCATCGTGTGGGGAGCCTGGCCCTTCCACCAGGCGGCGTGGACCAATCTCCGCCACGGCGCCGCCACGATGGACACGCTCATCTCGATGGGCACGATCGCCGCGCTCCTGTGGTCGCTGTACGCCCTGTTCTTCGGCACAGCCGGCATGCCGGGCATGACGCACCCGTTCGAGTTGACCATCGCGCCCAGTCACGGCGCCGGGAACATCTACCTCGAGGTCGGAGCCGGGGTGACCACGTTCATCCTCGCCGGCCGCTACTTCGAGAAGCGCTCGAAGCGTCAGGCCGGGGCGGCGTTGCGCGCACTCCTGGAGCTCGGCGCGAAAGAGGTGGCGGTGCGCCGCGACGGCGTGGAAACACGTATCCCGATCGGCGAGCTGCAGGCAGGGGACGAGTTCGTCGTGCGCCCCGGGGAGAAGATCGCCACCGACGGCGTGGTCGTCTCCGGCACGTCGGCCGTCGACGTCTCGATGCTGACCGGCGAGTCCGTCCCCGTGGAGGTCCGAGAGGGTGATGCCGTGACCGGCGCCACCGTGAACGCGGGCGGACGGCTCGTCGTCCGCGCGACCCGCGTCGGCGCCGATACGCAGCTCGCGCAGATGGCGCGACTCGTGGAGGACGCACAGACGGGGAAGGCCGAGGTGCAGCGGCTCGCCGACCGCGTGTCCGGCATCTTCGTCCCGATCGTCATCGTCGTCGCGCTGGGAACCCTCGCTGCGTGGCTGTTGACCGGCTTCCCCGCGTCCGCGGCCTTCACCGCCGCCGTCGCGGTGCTGATCATCGCCTGCCCCTGCGCGCTCGGCCTGGCGACCCCGACCGCCCTTCTCGTCGGAACGGGACGTGGCGCGCAACTGGGCATCCTCATCAAGGGGCCGGAGGTTCTCGAATCGACGAGGAAGGTGGACACCGTCCTGCTCGACAAGACGGGAACCGTCACCTCCGGCCGCATGACGCTCACCGCTGTGCACACCGATGAGGGGGTCGAGCGCGCGGAGCTGCTCCGCCTGGCGGGTGCCCTAGAAGACGCATCGGAGCACCCGATCGCGCAGGCCGTGGCCGCGGCGGCGACCCGCGAGCTCGGCTCCCTGCCGCGCGTCGAGGGCTTCGCGAACGTGGAGGGCAAGGGCGTGCAGGGAGTCGTCGACGGTCGCGCGGTGGTCGTCGGTCGTTCCTCCCTGCTCGCTGACTGGTCACAGCAGCTCACCCCGGCGCTGAGCGCCGCGAAGGCCGAGGCGGAAGCACAGGGCAAGACCGCGATCGCGGTGGGCTGGGACGGCCGGGCGCGCGGTGTGCTCGTCGTCGCCGACACGGTGAAGCCCACCAGTGCGGAGGCGGTGGCGCAGCTCAGGGAGTTGGGCCTCACGCCGGTCCTCCTCACGGGCGACAACAGTGCCGTGGCGGAGCAGATCGCGCGCGAGGTGGGGATCGGCGAGGTCATCGCGGAAGTCCTGCCCCGAGACAAGGTCGATGTGGTGCGCCGACTCCAGGGAGAGGGCAAGGTCGTCGCCATGGTCGGAGACGGCGTCAACGATGCCGCGGCACTCGCGCAGGCCGACCTCGGCCTAGCGATGGGGACGGGCACCGACGCGGCGATCGAGGCGAGCGACATCACGCTCGTCCGCGGCGATCTGCGCAGCGCGGCCGACGCCATCCGGCTCTCCCGACGCACGCTGAGGACGATCAAGGGCAACCTGTTCTGGGCATTCGCCTACAACGTCGCGGCGATCCCGCTCGCGGCCCTCGGGCTGCTCAACCCCATGCTCGCCGGCGCGGCGATGGCCTTCTCGAGCGTCTTCGTCGTCGGCAACAGCCTCCGCCTGCGGTCCTTCCGCAGCACGGCGGGGGACACCCCGTGA
- a CDS encoding LuxR C-terminal-related transcriptional regulator gives MLRRDRVTMAITAAVDADGVTVLSAPSGYGKTTAVAAWAAAREDVAWLELSASDDDPALVTSGVVDALALAADRSGRPFEVRRDPGDPRRAYREICTALHDGERPVYLIVDDAHRAGEAWREGLLGMLAEQAPEGLRLILVGTTLIELTLSRHRLTHPECFVGIETLRFTRQEIESLSASATDRPDAAAVLEETGGWPIAVRLLLIGGALPVAGATSPSSFLGEYVREHVLDVLPGTLASFVLDATACAELRPDTAALVTAREDAAEMLESCVRLGLFLDRFDGPDGPSYRWHPAFARRCADLSVADADRYVAVHRRAARALERTDPIAAVTHARRAGDRAEAREILLRHWLGLVVAASASDVERTATMLLRDTPDDPLLLLVRAGASDVLGDHRVARELCRRAEAILDRAHVHAEPAVLSIVRLLLAESSVEKAVSGPEIQAVLNAEDQGMYGGRVALNHLLGWAALHHREAPDIAVEYFSAAAREARDAGDAELTTRALGHLAYGLATSGRLAEADSVLKENGRDADSRLPVNTFARGSGTSAAGWVAYWGGDAEEAVRLFDAVRDVAGAGRGLAGHARMMTAYAAALTGDVSMCRRAAIGVQELPIEPVQGVAWPAFRESAVALLEEAVGRRERALRIARKYVGTDLPLVGVALSGVLRRAQQHAAALEMLRAMRASTEVSYVKAATLITAAVLRRASGHHEDAHELCEAALAVAASENLLVLFGPGETEVRRLVRAHLHHGTQFEDFIGRCLTVDAAGSVTDRLSERERDVFHQMQTARTLPEIAAELRVSVNTVKTHQRAIYRKLGVTSRREAVRVTV, from the coding sequence GTGCTGCGCCGGGACCGCGTGACCATGGCGATCACGGCGGCCGTGGATGCGGATGGCGTGACGGTGCTGAGCGCTCCCAGCGGCTACGGGAAGACGACGGCGGTCGCGGCCTGGGCGGCGGCGCGAGAGGATGTCGCCTGGCTGGAGCTGAGCGCCTCCGATGACGACCCCGCCCTGGTGACGTCCGGTGTCGTCGACGCGCTGGCGCTCGCCGCCGACCGCTCGGGCCGTCCCTTCGAGGTCCGGCGCGATCCGGGGGATCCTCGTCGGGCGTACCGGGAGATCTGCACCGCCCTCCACGATGGGGAGCGTCCCGTGTACCTCATCGTCGACGATGCCCATCGTGCCGGCGAGGCCTGGCGCGAGGGATTGCTCGGCATGCTCGCCGAGCAGGCTCCGGAGGGCCTGCGCCTCATCCTCGTCGGGACCACGCTGATCGAGCTGACCCTCTCCCGTCATCGCCTCACGCATCCGGAGTGCTTCGTCGGCATCGAGACTCTCCGGTTCACCAGGCAGGAGATCGAGAGTCTCTCGGCGTCCGCGACGGACCGTCCCGACGCCGCGGCGGTTCTGGAGGAGACGGGAGGGTGGCCGATCGCCGTCCGCCTCCTGCTGATCGGCGGTGCCCTCCCGGTCGCGGGGGCGACGAGCCCCTCGTCCTTCCTCGGCGAGTACGTCCGCGAGCATGTGCTGGACGTGCTGCCCGGCACTCTCGCGTCATTCGTCCTCGACGCCACCGCCTGCGCTGAGCTGAGGCCCGATACCGCCGCTCTCGTGACCGCCAGGGAGGATGCGGCGGAGATGCTCGAGAGCTGCGTCCGGCTCGGCCTGTTCCTGGACCGTTTCGACGGCCCGGACGGCCCGTCGTATCGCTGGCATCCCGCGTTCGCGCGTCGCTGCGCGGACCTTTCCGTCGCCGACGCGGATCGGTACGTCGCCGTGCACCGCCGTGCCGCCCGCGCACTGGAGCGCACCGATCCCATCGCGGCCGTCACGCACGCCCGCCGTGCCGGAGATCGTGCGGAGGCCAGAGAGATCCTGCTCCGCCACTGGCTGGGTCTCGTGGTCGCAGCGTCCGCGAGCGACGTGGAGCGGACCGCGACGATGCTCCTGCGCGACACCCCGGATGATCCGCTCCTGCTCCTCGTCCGCGCCGGTGCCAGCGATGTCCTCGGAGACCACCGCGTGGCCCGCGAGCTGTGCCGACGCGCGGAGGCGATCCTCGACCGGGCGCACGTGCACGCCGAACCGGCCGTGCTGAGCATCGTGCGCCTGCTCCTTGCGGAGTCCTCGGTCGAGAAGGCTGTCTCCGGCCCCGAGATCCAGGCGGTGCTCAACGCTGAGGATCAGGGGATGTACGGGGGACGGGTGGCGCTCAACCATCTGCTCGGATGGGCCGCGCTGCACCATCGCGAAGCCCCCGACATCGCGGTCGAGTACTTCTCCGCGGCGGCGCGGGAAGCGCGGGACGCGGGCGACGCGGAACTGACGACCCGGGCCCTCGGTCACCTCGCGTACGGTCTGGCAACCTCCGGCCGCCTTGCCGAGGCCGACTCCGTGCTGAAGGAGAACGGCCGCGACGCGGACTCCCGGCTCCCGGTCAACACCTTCGCCCGAGGAAGCGGCACGTCCGCCGCAGGATGGGTCGCTTATTGGGGTGGCGATGCCGAGGAGGCGGTGCGGCTCTTCGACGCCGTTCGCGACGTGGCCGGTGCCGGGCGCGGGCTTGCGGGCCATGCACGCATGATGACCGCGTACGCCGCGGCACTGACCGGAGACGTGAGCATGTGCCGCCGGGCGGCGATCGGCGTCCAGGAGCTTCCGATCGAGCCGGTGCAGGGGGTCGCGTGGCCGGCGTTCCGGGAGTCCGCCGTGGCGTTGCTCGAGGAGGCCGTGGGCCGGAGGGAACGCGCACTGCGCATCGCGAGGAAGTACGTGGGCACGGACCTGCCGCTGGTCGGTGTCGCCCTGTCGGGCGTCCTGCGGCGAGCGCAGCAGCACGCGGCGGCTCTGGAGATGCTTCGCGCGATGCGCGCCTCCACAGAGGTGTCCTACGTCAAGGCGGCCACGCTCATCACTGCGGCGGTCCTCCGGCGGGCGTCCGGGCATCACGAGGATGCCCACGAGCTGTGCGAGGCGGCGCTCGCGGTCGCCGCCTCGGAGAACCTCCTCGTGCTCTTCGGCCCGGGCGAGACCGAGGTGCGCCGGCTGGTCAGGGCGCATCTGCACCACGGCACGCAGTTCGAGGACTTCATCGGGCGGTGCCTCACGGTGGACGCGGCGGGGAGCGTGACGGATCGTCTTTCCGAGCGTGAACGCGATGTGTTCCATCAGATGCAGACGGCGCGGACGCTGCCGGAGATCGCCGCGGAGCTGCGTGTCTCGGTGAACACGGTCAAGACGCACCAGCGGGCGATCTACCGGAAGCTCGGAGTGACGTCGCGGCGCGAGGCCGTGCGCGTGACGGTGTGA
- a CDS encoding formylglycine-generating enzyme family protein, translated as MVAMRAIPGGTLLMGSDEFYPEEGPVHERRVEPFTLDEHPVTNRQYSAFVEDTGYITIAERPMDPADYPGVHPEDLVPGAMVFTPTRGPVDLRDWRQWWRWEPGASWRHPFGPSSSIEDRLDHPVVQIAFPDAAAYAAWAGKRLPTEAEWEWAARGGLVGARFAWGEETKPDGALMADTWQGAFPYRNDGAGGWVGTAPVGSFPANGYGLRDMIGNVWEWTADYWTHRHVPPGTVGVDAGQRASLLSSEPGSPIPRRVLKGGSHLCAPEYCLRYRPAARSAQAEDTAMTHIGFRCAL; from the coding sequence ATGGTGGCGATGAGAGCGATCCCCGGCGGCACCCTCCTCATGGGGTCGGACGAGTTCTACCCGGAGGAGGGACCGGTGCACGAGCGAAGGGTGGAGCCGTTCACGTTGGACGAGCACCCCGTGACCAACCGCCAGTACTCCGCCTTCGTCGAGGACACCGGGTACATCACGATCGCCGAGCGGCCGATGGACCCCGCCGACTACCCGGGCGTGCACCCGGAGGACCTCGTTCCCGGCGCGATGGTGTTCACCCCGACGCGCGGACCGGTCGATCTGCGCGACTGGCGGCAGTGGTGGCGCTGGGAGCCGGGAGCGTCCTGGCGGCACCCCTTCGGGCCGTCATCGTCGATCGAGGACCGCCTCGACCATCCGGTCGTGCAGATCGCCTTCCCTGACGCCGCTGCGTACGCGGCCTGGGCCGGCAAGCGGCTGCCCACCGAAGCGGAATGGGAGTGGGCGGCGCGGGGCGGCCTCGTCGGCGCTCGGTTCGCGTGGGGCGAGGAGACGAAGCCGGACGGCGCCCTCATGGCCGACACCTGGCAAGGTGCCTTCCCGTACCGGAACGACGGCGCCGGTGGCTGGGTCGGCACGGCCCCGGTCGGGTCGTTCCCCGCCAACGGTTACGGCCTGCGCGACATGATCGGGAACGTGTGGGAGTGGACGGCGGACTACTGGACACACCGGCACGTTCCTCCCGGGACCGTGGGGGTGGACGCGGGCCAGCGCGCGAGCTTGTTGTCCTCCGAGCCGGGGTCGCCCATCCCACGCCGAGTCCTCAAGGGCGGCTCTCACCTCTGCGCACCGGAGTACTGCCTGCGGTACCGGCCGGCGGCGCGATCGGCTCAGGCCGAGGACACCGCCATGACGCACATCGGGTTCCGCTGCGCCCTGTGA
- a CDS encoding YHS domain-containing protein: MSDSPAGSCCSVPRQSGVAAEGRTDLLAPPAEGMAECPVMTGTPVVIATAEAAGLYRDYEGTRYYFCCAGCGPAFDADPAKYTKAA; the protein is encoded by the coding sequence ATGTCCGATTCCCCCGCAGGATCCTGCTGCAGCGTGCCGCGTCAGAGCGGCGTCGCCGCCGAGGGGCGCACCGACCTGCTCGCGCCCCCCGCCGAAGGCATGGCTGAATGCCCCGTCATGACCGGCACCCCGGTCGTGATCGCCACGGCCGAGGCAGCGGGCCTGTACCGCGATTACGAGGGCACGCGCTACTACTTCTGCTGCGCGGGCTGCGGACCGGCGTTCGACGCCGATCCGGCGAAGTACACGAAGGCGGCCTGA
- a CDS encoding DUF6325 family protein, which yields MKEFRFGPAEFYLVGFEGERPDPATFGALADLVSRGVVRVLDFVLLAKAADGTIDILEIEEGDPALSLGGLEPIAAGLASEEDVLALAEIVPPGRSAAVVVLELAFARILAQDLAAAGGQVLRSERVPAPVVNAVMDILDQEGE from the coding sequence ATGAAGGAATTCCGATTCGGGCCCGCCGAGTTCTATCTCGTGGGCTTCGAGGGCGAACGGCCGGATCCGGCGACGTTCGGCGCGCTGGCCGACCTGGTCTCGCGCGGGGTCGTGCGCGTGCTGGACTTCGTGCTGCTGGCGAAGGCGGCGGACGGCACCATCGACATCCTCGAGATCGAGGAGGGTGACCCGGCCCTGTCGCTCGGGGGGCTAGAGCCGATCGCGGCCGGCCTCGCGAGCGAGGAGGACGTCCTCGCCCTCGCGGAGATCGTGCCGCCCGGACGCTCGGCGGCCGTCGTCGTCCTGGAGCTCGCCTTCGCTCGCATCCTCGCCCAGGACCTCGCCGCCGCGGGAGGGCAGGTACTCCGCAGCGAGCGGGTTCCGGCGCCGGTCGTGAACGCGGTGATGGACATCCTCGATCAGGAAGGTGAGTGA
- a CDS encoding heavy-metal-associated domain-containing protein: MSTSEYQVTGMSCGHCEVAIREEVSRIPGVDGIDVSAQSGKLVVRSTGPVDDAAVLAAVDEAGYQAARS, encoded by the coding sequence ATGAGCACGAGCGAGTACCAGGTCACCGGAATGAGCTGCGGTCACTGCGAAGTCGCGATTCGCGAGGAAGTGTCCCGGATTCCCGGCGTCGACGGCATCGATGTCAGCGCGCAGAGCGGGAAACTCGTCGTGCGCAGCACGGGACCCGTCGACGACGCCGCCGTCCTCGCCGCCGTGGACGAGGCCGGTTACCAGGCCGCCCGGTCCTGA
- a CDS encoding HAD family hydrolase, which translates to MDTASLPSWRDTATRRALESFVASVTAGPRAVPVAERIAVFDNDGTLWSEKPMPTQLHYVVERWREAAIRDPSLADAQPYRAAVTGDLAWLGAAIDKHYAGDDSDLGVVLQALVGLTDGVSVEEYARSVTEFYRTAQHPLLGRPYADAVYRPMVELLRYLEGHGFTCYIVSGGERDFMRPMTQANYGIPPERVIGSALGLTYDERDADVHYSSALAFFDDGPEKPVRIWSRVGRRPLLAAGNSNGDIPMLDFARRGPRPGLALLIHHDDAGRGDTPYDTGAEQALESAVDRGYTVVSVRDDWASVFPPPA; encoded by the coding sequence ATGGACACTGCCTCCCTGCCGTCGTGGCGTGACACCGCCACACGTCGCGCCCTCGAGTCGTTCGTCGCCTCCGTGACCGCCGGGCCCCGTGCGGTCCCGGTCGCTGAGCGCATCGCCGTCTTCGACAACGACGGCACGCTCTGGTCGGAGAAGCCCATGCCTACCCAGCTCCACTACGTGGTGGAGCGCTGGCGGGAGGCGGCCATCCGAGATCCCTCCCTTGCCGACGCGCAGCCCTACCGCGCCGCGGTCACGGGCGACCTCGCCTGGCTCGGAGCCGCGATCGACAAGCACTACGCCGGCGACGACTCCGACCTCGGCGTCGTCCTCCAGGCGCTCGTCGGGCTCACCGACGGCGTCAGCGTGGAAGAGTACGCGCGGTCGGTGACGGAGTTCTATCGCACCGCCCAGCATCCGCTCCTCGGACGCCCCTACGCGGACGCGGTGTACCGGCCGATGGTCGAGCTCCTTCGCTACCTCGAAGGCCACGGCTTCACCTGCTACATCGTGTCAGGCGGCGAGCGCGACTTCATGCGGCCGATGACGCAGGCGAACTACGGCATCCCTCCCGAGCGCGTGATCGGTTCGGCGCTGGGCCTCACCTATGACGAGAGGGATGCCGACGTCCACTACTCCTCGGCCCTGGCGTTCTTCGACGACGGCCCCGAGAAGCCGGTGCGAATCTGGAGCCGGGTCGGCCGACGCCCCCTGCTCGCGGCCGGCAATTCGAATGGCGACATCCCGATGCTCGACTTCGCGCGGCGCGGCCCCCGCCCCGGACTCGCGCTGCTCATCCATCACGATGACGCCGGACGCGGGGACACGCCCTACGACACGGGCGCCGAGCAGGCGCTGGAATCCGCAGTCGACCGGGGCTACACCGTGGTGAGCGTCAGGGACGACTGGGCGTCGGTGTTCCCCCCTCCCGCCTGA
- a CDS encoding DUF6325 family protein gives MRGRALGDVAFVLVELRRERPGPPVLEPLLRQVEAGRIRVLDFLVVRRDAEGHRITEIDAEDFTLAGLRLYAPGLIALDDVSHFLPWVPLGSTAAVVLVEQLWDVHFLREVEEAGDRVLARQSIPSAIANVALVGTLPSPP, from the coding sequence ATGAGGGGTCGTGCGCTCGGCGACGTCGCGTTCGTCCTGGTCGAGCTGCGCCGCGAACGCCCGGGGCCGCCCGTGCTGGAGCCCCTGCTGCGGCAGGTCGAGGCCGGCCGGATTCGGGTCCTCGACTTCCTGGTCGTGCGCCGCGATGCCGAGGGACACCGCATCACGGAGATCGACGCCGAGGATTTCACCCTCGCGGGCCTCCGCCTCTACGCCCCCGGGCTCATCGCGCTCGACGACGTCTCCCACTTCCTTCCCTGGGTACCGTTGGGGTCGACGGCCGCGGTCGTGCTCGTCGAGCAGCTCTGGGACGTTCACTTCCTGCGTGAGGTCGAGGAGGCGGGCGACCGGGTACTGGCGAGGCAGAGCATCCCGTCCGCGATCGCGAACGTCGCTCTCGTCGGCACCCTGCCCTCGCCTCCCTGA
- a CDS encoding SHOCT domain-containing protein, with protein MPLRRFGRPGLIGLAARTAVVAGTASAVQGAAMRHQERRAQSEYEQQQYEAAQQQAQLDAAAQNAAAQYAPAPAAAPAAAAAAQGDDLIAKLQELGSLKASGVLTEEEFTAAKRKLLN; from the coding sequence ATGCCCTTGAGAAGATTCGGTCGGCCTGGCCTCATCGGTCTCGCCGCGCGCACCGCCGTCGTGGCCGGTACGGCCAGCGCGGTGCAGGGGGCGGCGATGCGGCATCAGGAGCGTCGCGCCCAGAGCGAATACGAGCAGCAACAGTACGAGGCCGCGCAGCAGCAGGCGCAGCTGGACGCCGCAGCGCAAAACGCTGCCGCACAGTACGCACCCGCGCCAGCGGCCGCGCCGGCCGCCGCCGCGGCGGCACAGGGGGACGATCTGATCGCGAAGCTCCAGGAGCTCGGGTCGTTGAAGGCGTCGGGCGTGCTGACGGAGGAGGAGTTCACGGCCGCCAAGCGCAAGCTGCTGAACTGA
- a CDS encoding arylsulfatase: protein MSEFNSDFSGEITLDVRDSRPDWAPYELRKAPDGAPNVLVVLYDDTGLASWSPYGGRIAMPTMDRLAAGGLTYTQWHTTALCSPTRSTMLTGRNHHVNRAGVIMEGTNGFPGFAGRLPAECATIGQVLQENGYSTFWLGKNHNVPEEDIAPGGSRSTWPLQLGFDRFYGFLGGETNNWYPDLVEDNHFIEQPYRPEDGYHLSKDLADQALAMLRNQQASNPSKPWYMWFCPGANHAPHHAPQEYIDKYKGAFDDGYDAYREWVLARMIAKGILPEGTQLTPFNPLPEDAANPADHVRPWAELSGDERRLFARMAEVFAGFSEYTDAQVGRIVDYLEETGQLDNTVIFYCADNGASGEGSPDGSVNENKFFNGYPDDLAENLAMIDRLGSADTYNHYPTGWAAAFSTPFQMFKRYSQYAGGTCDPLVVHWPKGIAAKGELRHQYHHSVDVVATVLDVIGIEMPETFRGVVQRPLDGVSMKYSFDAASDGPTEKKVQYYSMLGTRGIWKDGWKAAAVHAPLSGKGHFDDDVWELYHVAEDRSESNDLSGTHPEKLQELIAAWFAEAEANFALPLDDRSARELLNVARPQAEPPRDRYLYFPGTAAVPESVAVNVRGRSYKIIADVVLDEGAEGVIFAHGSRFGGHSLFIKDNRLTYVYNFLGIPPEQTFASDELTPGPHTLGVEFVREGAGEHGESLGTTTLYVDDRAVASGPMRAQVGKFTLCGDGLCVGWDSADPVSAQYRNPFPFTGGKLLGVAIDVSAEQYLDLELEAAAMLSRE from the coding sequence ATGTCGGAATTCAACTCGGACTTCTCGGGCGAGATCACGCTGGATGTCCGCGACTCCCGTCCGGACTGGGCGCCCTACGAGCTGCGGAAAGCGCCCGACGGGGCGCCGAACGTGCTCGTCGTGCTCTACGACGACACGGGGTTGGCATCGTGGTCGCCCTACGGGGGACGGATCGCGATGCCGACGATGGACCGTCTCGCCGCCGGTGGCCTGACCTATACGCAGTGGCACACGACGGCGCTCTGCTCGCCGACGCGGTCCACGATGCTCACCGGACGCAACCACCACGTCAATCGCGCCGGCGTGATCATGGAGGGCACCAACGGGTTCCCCGGTTTCGCCGGTCGACTCCCCGCGGAGTGTGCCACGATCGGCCAGGTGCTGCAGGAGAACGGGTACAGCACGTTCTGGCTCGGAAAGAACCACAACGTTCCCGAGGAGGACATCGCGCCGGGGGGCAGCCGGTCGACGTGGCCGCTGCAGCTGGGTTTCGACCGGTTCTACGGATTCCTCGGCGGGGAGACGAACAACTGGTACCCCGACCTCGTCGAGGACAACCACTTCATCGAGCAGCCGTACCGCCCGGAGGACGGGTATCACCTCTCCAAGGACCTCGCGGACCAGGCGCTCGCGATGCTCCGCAACCAGCAGGCGTCGAATCCCTCCAAGCCCTGGTACATGTGGTTCTGTCCCGGTGCCAACCACGCCCCGCACCACGCGCCGCAGGAGTACATCGACAAGTACAAGGGGGCCTTCGACGACGGTTACGATGCCTACCGCGAGTGGGTGCTCGCCCGGATGATCGCGAAGGGCATCCTGCCGGAGGGCACGCAGCTGACGCCGTTCAATCCGCTGCCGGAGGACGCCGCGAACCCGGCCGACCACGTGCGCCCCTGGGCGGAGTTGAGCGGCGACGAGCGGAGGCTGTTCGCCCGGATGGCGGAGGTGTTCGCCGGATTCTCGGAGTACACGGACGCCCAGGTGGGCCGGATCGTCGACTACCTCGAGGAGACCGGACAACTCGACAACACAGTCATCTTCTACTGTGCAGACAACGGCGCCTCGGGGGAGGGGTCGCCGGACGGGTCCGTGAATGAGAACAAGTTCTTCAACGGCTACCCCGACGACCTCGCCGAGAACCTCGCGATGATCGACCGGCTCGGCTCGGCGGACACCTACAACCACTATCCGACCGGGTGGGCGGCGGCGTTCTCCACGCCGTTCCAGATGTTCAAGCGATACTCGCAGTACGCAGGGGGCACGTGCGATCCTCTCGTCGTCCACTGGCCGAAGGGCATCGCCGCCAAGGGAGAGCTGCGCCACCAGTACCACCACTCGGTCGATGTGGTGGCTACCGTGCTGGACGTCATCGGTATCGAGATGCCCGAGACCTTCCGCGGGGTCGTGCAACGCCCCCTCGACGGGGTCTCCATGAAGTACTCCTTCGATGCCGCTTCGGACGGGCCGACGGAGAAGAAGGTGCAGTACTACTCCATGCTCGGGACGCGCGGGATCTGGAAGGACGGCTGGAAGGCGGCGGCGGTGCACGCTCCGTTGAGCGGGAAAGGTCACTTCGATGACGACGTCTGGGAGCTCTATCACGTCGCGGAGGACAGGTCCGAGTCGAACGACCTCTCCGGGACCCACCCGGAGAAGCTGCAGGAGCTGATCGCGGCGTGGTTCGCGGAGGCGGAGGCGAACTTCGCGCTCCCGCTGGACGATCGTTCGGCGCGCGAGCTGCTGAACGTCGCCCGCCCGCAGGCGGAGCCGCCTCGCGACCGGTACCTGTACTTCCCGGGGACGGCGGCCGTGCCCGAAAGCGTCGCGGTCAACGTGCGGGGCCGCTCCTACAAGATCATCGCCGACGTGGTCCTCGACGAGGGCGCAGAGGGCGTCATCTTCGCACACGGCTCCCGCTTCGGTGGGCACTCGCTCTTCATCAAGGACAACCGGCTGACGTACGTGTACAACTTCCTCGGCATCCCGCCGGAGCAGACGTTCGCGTCGGACGAGCTCACCCCGGGGCCGCACACTCTGGGCGTGGAGTTCGTCCGGGAGGGAGCCGGTGAGCACGGCGAGTCCCTCGGGACCACCACGCTCTACGTCGACGACCGGGCGGTGGCGTCGGGGCCGATGCGCGCGCAAGTGGGCAAGTTCACGCTCTGCGGTGACGGGCTGTGCGTCGGGTGGGACAGTGCCGATCCGGTGAGCGCGCAATATCGCAACCCGTTCCCGTTCACGGGCGGCAAACTACTGGGCGTGGCGATCGACGTGAGCGCGGAACAGTACCTCGACCTGGAGCTCGAGGCGGCTGCCATGCTGTCGCGCGAGTGA